One genomic segment of Acaryochloris marina S15 includes these proteins:
- a CDS encoding cation:proton antiporter subunit C — protein MLEAFIFATILCGFFGIILKENLMMKIIAMDVMSTGVIAYYVKISARQGLFTPIITDTHQGAYADPVPQAVILTAIVIGFSVQALMLVGVMKLSRDNPTLESREIEKTYTP, from the coding sequence ATGTTAGAAGCGTTTATATTTGCGACGATTCTCTGTGGCTTTTTTGGCATCATCCTCAAAGAAAATCTGATGATGAAAATTATTGCCATGGATGTGATGAGTACAGGCGTGATCGCCTATTACGTCAAGATCTCAGCTCGTCAAGGGTTATTCACCCCGATCATCACAGATACCCATCAGGGAGCCTATGCCGATCCCGTTCCCCAAGCCGTGATTTTGACAGCAATTGTGATTGGCTTTTCAGTGCAGGCCTTGATGTTGGTGGGGGTGATGAAGCTCTCGCGCGACAATCCCACCTTGGAAAGCCGCGAGATTGAAAAGACTTACACACCATGA
- a CDS encoding cation:proton antiporter, with amino-acid sequence MSPLLQGGISQPWLIATANADEAPLILSGVLLTLVVIYLASKLGGELSQLLNLPPVLGELVGGVAIGASALHLLVFAENGTVAADSALMPILQFIGGNLSAESITSIFESQSEIIEILSELGVIILLFEIGLESDLRELTEVGYQAVLVAIVGVVAPFTAGTAGLIFLFHMPTIPAIFAGAALTATSIGITSKVLSELGYLKSKEGQIIVGAAIIDDVLGIIVLAVVASLAKTGEVDVVNVLYLIGSATLFLVGSIFLGRFFNQAFVTIADQLQTRGKLVIPALSFAFIMAFLANAIHLEAILGAFAAGLVLDETDKRKELDQQVIPIADIFVPIFFVTVGAKADLSVLNPAIPENREGLVIAAFLIVVAMIGKLITGWTVVGQPGINRFAIGVGMIPRGEVGLVFAGIGSASGVLDKPLEAAIITMVILTTFVAPPLLRVAFKSGAIAIESPATNN; translated from the coding sequence ATGTCACCGCTCCTCCAAGGGGGCATCTCTCAGCCCTGGCTAATCGCAACGGCTAATGCAGATGAAGCTCCCCTGATTCTCTCAGGTGTCTTGCTCACTCTGGTGGTCATTTATCTGGCCAGTAAGCTGGGCGGTGAGCTATCTCAGCTTTTAAATCTACCTCCTGTTTTAGGAGAACTAGTCGGAGGCGTGGCCATTGGGGCCTCGGCTCTTCACCTGTTGGTCTTTGCTGAAAATGGAACCGTTGCCGCTGATTCGGCCTTGATGCCCATTCTGCAGTTTATTGGTGGCAATCTCAGTGCTGAATCGATTACCTCAATTTTTGAAAGCCAGAGCGAAATCATTGAGATTTTATCTGAGCTGGGGGTGATTATTCTATTATTTGAGATTGGCTTGGAGTCTGATCTTAGAGAGTTAACAGAAGTAGGGTATCAGGCCGTTTTGGTGGCGATTGTGGGCGTTGTTGCCCCCTTTACTGCCGGGACAGCCGGATTGATTTTCCTGTTTCATATGCCGACGATTCCAGCGATCTTTGCCGGGGCAGCGTTAACGGCAACCAGCATTGGGATTACCTCTAAAGTCTTGTCTGAATTAGGTTATCTCAAGTCTAAGGAAGGCCAAATCATTGTTGGGGCTGCCATTATTGATGATGTGTTAGGCATTATCGTCCTGGCTGTGGTCGCCAGCTTGGCTAAAACAGGCGAAGTGGATGTTGTTAATGTTCTGTATTTGATTGGTAGTGCCACCCTGTTTCTCGTGGGTTCCATCTTCTTAGGCCGATTCTTCAATCAAGCCTTTGTGACCATTGCCGATCAGCTGCAGACCCGCGGAAAGCTAGTGATTCCTGCCCTGAGTTTTGCTTTTATCATGGCTTTCCTTGCCAATGCGATTCATCTAGAAGCGATTTTGGGTGCCTTTGCCGCTGGCTTGGTGCTAGATGAAACCGATAAGCGCAAAGAGCTAGATCAACAGGTGATTCCCATTGCCGATATTTTCGTCCCGATTTTCTTTGTCACCGTGGGGGCAAAAGCAGACTTAAGCGTTTTGAATCCTGCCATTCCTGAGAATCGAGAAGGTCTCGTGATTGCCGCCTTCTTAATTGTGGTGGCAATGATCGGTAAGCTCATCACTGGCTGGACCGTTGTGGGGCAACCTGGCATTAATCGATTTGCGATTGGCGTCGGCATGATTCCCCGAGGAGAAGTGGGCTTGGTCTTTGCTGGCATTGGTTCTGCGAGTGGTGTTTTGGATAAGCCCTTGGAAGCTGCGATTATTACGATGGTGATTCTGACGACCTTTGTGGCCCCACCGTTGTTACGGGTGGCGTTTAAAAGCGGTGCCATCGCCATTGAGTCTCCGGCAACGAACAACTAA
- a CDS encoding P-II family nitrogen regulator, whose protein sequence is MAKPATKLVIVTEKLLLKKIAKIIEEVGATGYTVVDAGGKGSRNVRSSGQPSISDTFSNIKLEVIAETREMALKISDEVAAQFFDDYSGIAYLCNAEVLSSYKFCGPDGC, encoded by the coding sequence ATGGCCAAGCCAGCTACTAAGCTCGTCATCGTCACTGAAAAGTTACTGCTGAAAAAGATCGCCAAGATCATCGAAGAAGTCGGTGCGACTGGTTATACAGTGGTAGACGCTGGCGGTAAGGGAAGTCGTAACGTGCGCTCGTCGGGACAACCCAGCATTTCCGATACCTTCTCGAATATAAAGTTAGAGGTGATCGCCGAAACTCGGGAGATGGCCCTAAAGATTTCGGATGAGGTCGCAGCGCAGTTTTTCGATGATTATTCGGGCATCGCCTATCTCTGTAACGCGGAGGTACTGAGCTCGTACAAGTTTTGTGGGCCGGACGGCTGTTGA
- a CDS encoding sodium-dependent bicarbonate transport family permease, giving the protein MDFLSDFMTLFLAKLQSPTLGFLIGGMVVAAVNSRLQIPDAIYKFIVFMLLLKVGLSGGIAIRNANLAEMLLPAVFAMVVGILIVFIGRYTLAKMPNVKTVDAIATAGLFGAVSGSTLAAALTLMETEGIQYEPWAAALYPFMDIPALVTAIVLASVYISKQYDTADEVLSKQEYLGNQGGTAVEYRRKQRTTKRVKIWPIVKESLQGSALSALLLGLALGILTRPESVYESFFNPLFRGLLSILMLVMGMEATARIGELRKVGQWYALYAAIAPLLHGLIAFGFGMIAHYTTGFSPGGCVILAVIAASSSDISGPPTLRAGIPSANPSAYIGSSTAVGTPVALALGIPLYIGLAQALMGGS; this is encoded by the coding sequence GTGGATTTTTTGTCCGATTTCATGACACTCTTCCTGGCGAAGTTGCAGTCTCCAACCCTCGGCTTTCTGATTGGTGGTATGGTCGTTGCCGCCGTCAATAGCCGCCTGCAAATTCCAGATGCGATCTATAAGTTCATCGTCTTCATGCTGCTCTTAAAAGTTGGCCTGAGCGGCGGTATTGCGATCCGCAATGCCAATCTGGCGGAGATGCTGTTGCCTGCAGTATTCGCCATGGTCGTGGGGATTCTAATCGTGTTCATCGGACGCTACACCTTGGCCAAGATGCCGAATGTTAAAACCGTGGATGCGATCGCGACCGCGGGCTTGTTTGGTGCCGTGAGTGGCTCTACCCTCGCCGCTGCCCTGACCCTAATGGAAACGGAAGGCATCCAATATGAACCCTGGGCCGCTGCCCTCTATCCCTTCATGGATATCCCAGCTCTCGTGACTGCGATCGTCTTGGCTAGCGTTTATATCAGCAAGCAGTACGATACCGCAGACGAGGTTCTTAGCAAGCAGGAGTATCTCGGTAACCAGGGCGGTACCGCAGTCGAGTATCGCCGCAAGCAGCGTACCACCAAGCGGGTTAAGATATGGCCCATCGTCAAGGAAAGTCTTCAGGGTTCTGCCCTATCGGCACTGCTACTCGGCCTTGCCCTAGGTATACTAACCCGACCAGAAAGTGTCTATGAGAGCTTCTTCAATCCCCTCTTCCGCGGCCTGCTTTCGATACTGATGCTGGTCATGGGTATGGAGGCCACGGCAAGGATTGGTGAGCTACGCAAGGTGGGCCAGTGGTACGCCCTCTATGCTGCAATAGCCCCACTACTTCATGGGCTCATCGCCTTTGGTTTCGGTATGATTGCCCACTACACTACGGGATTTAGCCCTGGTGGCTGCGTAATCCTGGCCGTCATCGCTGCCTCAAGTTCAGATATCTCAGGGCCGCCTACCTTAAGAGCTGGCATTCCGTCAGCTAATCCCTCCGCCTATATCGGCTCATCCACAGCCGTCGGCACGCCAGTTGCGCTTGCCTTGGGAATACCGCTCTACATCGGGCTTGCCCAAGCCCTGATGGGAGGTAGCTGA
- a CDS encoding M23 family metallopeptidase yields MNLKAGDYVTAGQLIGYSGNSDWSSGPHLHVKLQKPSQRQHFTKTVPFAISGTCKEEPFAQK; encoded by the coding sequence GTGAATCTTAAAGCCGGAGATTACGTCACTGCAGGCCAACTCATTGGCTACAGCGGCAATTCAGACTGGAGTTCTGGTCCTCATTTGCATGTTAAATTGCAGAAGCCTAGCCAAAGACAGCATTTTACAAAAACAGTACCCTTTGCTATTTCAGGAACTTGTAAAGAAGAACCATTCGCTCAGAAATGA
- a CDS encoding bifunctional diguanylate cyclase/phosphodiesterase, which produces MQMGGTQILMIEDDDQDVEIVRELLDVKHNSVTLQHSRTLSSGIKLLNEFNTIDVVLLDLSLTDTQGLSTFHRVHQAFPTLPLIILSGNADETIALEAMQEGAQDYLVKGRFNSTLLARTIQYALERQKQQLELQYKNLALQALSEQLEIANHELEHLATFDGLTRVNNRRKFDQVFQAEWQRLMREGRPLSLILCDVDHFKAYNDTHGHPAGDRCLQQVARAIAKVAKRPADCVARYGGEEFVVVLPNTDRSGAVHVAEAIRAEIGALQLPHEASSVGSYISLSFGVASLIPNEDVAPALLIEAADQALYAAKEHGRNRVYSHAVDCLDPALDASDTQRWVNRLQLALDKDHFRLYAQPIQRLNSSSDKQYFEILLRLWEQPGVISSPGLFLPMAEQYDFMTRIDHWVIDHLFADLHEIKGIMQHDAQFFINLSSSSCRNNELLHFLSQRLVHHDLQAEQFCFEITETVASNHISAAAELSRGLKDIGCKVALDDFGNGLSSFLHLKSIPADYVKIDGSFVKDIAVDPVSIEIVGAVHRIAKRMGLETIAEYVESQAILDSVSSLGIDYAQGHYYDPAQPLIDTLVNYQSIPYRQSINN; this is translated from the coding sequence ATGCAGATGGGCGGAACTCAAATATTGATGATTGAGGATGATGATCAAGATGTAGAGATTGTCAGGGAATTGCTGGATGTTAAACATAATTCAGTCACCCTTCAGCATAGTCGGACACTATCTTCTGGTATAAAGTTACTCAATGAATTCAATACCATTGATGTGGTTCTACTGGATCTATCCTTAACGGATACCCAAGGGTTAAGCACATTCCATCGGGTACATCAAGCCTTTCCGACCTTACCTTTGATTATTCTCAGCGGCAATGCAGACGAGACAATTGCCCTTGAAGCGATGCAGGAAGGGGCTCAAGACTATCTTGTTAAAGGCCGCTTTAATAGCACGCTTCTAGCTCGCACTATTCAATACGCATTAGAGAGACAAAAACAGCAATTAGAGTTGCAGTACAAGAACTTGGCTTTACAGGCTCTATCAGAACAGCTAGAAATTGCGAATCATGAGTTAGAGCATTTAGCTACCTTCGATGGGTTAACCAGAGTTAATAATCGACGCAAGTTTGATCAAGTCTTTCAAGCTGAGTGGCAACGCCTCATGCGAGAAGGGCGGCCTTTATCCTTGATTCTATGCGATGTCGATCACTTTAAGGCCTATAACGATACCCATGGCCACCCAGCAGGAGATCGCTGTTTACAGCAAGTAGCAAGAGCCATTGCTAAGGTTGCCAAGCGACCAGCAGACTGTGTGGCTCGGTATGGCGGGGAAGAATTTGTGGTGGTGTTACCCAACACAGATCGCTCTGGAGCAGTGCATGTCGCTGAGGCCATCAGAGCAGAAATTGGGGCACTCCAATTACCTCATGAGGCGTCTTCAGTGGGTAGTTACATCAGTCTTAGCTTTGGGGTGGCGAGCCTGATTCCTAATGAGGATGTTGCTCCCGCTCTACTGATTGAAGCAGCAGATCAAGCCTTGTATGCTGCCAAAGAACACGGTCGAAATCGAGTATACTCCCATGCTGTTGATTGTCTAGATCCAGCTTTGGACGCTAGCGATACTCAACGATGGGTGAACAGATTACAACTCGCTTTGGACAAAGATCACTTTCGGCTTTATGCCCAGCCTATCCAGCGACTCAATTCCAGTTCTGACAAGCAATATTTTGAGATTTTACTCCGACTATGGGAACAACCCGGTGTCATTAGTTCACCGGGTTTATTTCTACCCATGGCTGAACAATATGACTTTATGACCCGGATTGACCATTGGGTCATTGATCACTTATTTGCCGATCTGCATGAGATTAAAGGAATCATGCAGCATGATGCTCAGTTCTTTATCAATTTATCTAGTAGTAGCTGTAGGAACAACGAACTATTACATTTTTTGAGTCAGAGATTAGTTCACCATGACTTACAGGCGGAACAATTTTGTTTTGAAATCACAGAAACGGTGGCTAGCAATCATATTTCTGCAGCCGCTGAGTTAAGTCGTGGCCTCAAAGATATAGGCTGCAAGGTTGCTTTAGATGACTTTGGCAATGGTCTATCTTCGTTCTTACACCTCAAATCAATCCCGGCAGATTATGTAAAAATTGACGGCTCATTTGTCAAAGATATAGCTGTTGATCCAGTTTCGATTGAGATTGTTGGGGCCGTTCATCGGATAGCTAAAAGAATGGGGTTGGAGACTATTGCTGAATATGTAGAATCCCAAGCCATTCTTGACTCAGTTTCAAGTTTAGGAATCGACTATGCCCAAGGCCATTATTATGACCCAGCTCAACCACTGATTGACACTTTAGTGAATTACCAATCCATTCCATATCGCCAATCGATCAATAACTAA
- a CDS encoding EAL domain-containing protein codes for MQVASTQILMIEDDDQDVEMVQHFLDDMPIVPFTLKHRNTLSGGINMLQDSEAIDLILLDLSLPDAHGLDTFHQVHQAFPQKPLIILSGNSDPTVADEALQEGAQDFLVKGDFDSTSLCFSIQHALELQKHRVELELQDTTINALSKQLEIARREIEKLATLDSLTSVLNRNGFDEVCLSEWKRLQREQKRLSLILCEIDPIEGKNNCPSQAWKDNCLQQIAKAMTKVAKRPGDCVARCSENQFAILLPHTDILGATLIAESIRTEIHGLSMNYSSGLHCLPITLSYGVTSHIPTTNDSPSLLLEAANQALAGARRQGQNRVFWQTIGDVNTDLYTYQTLYWVGRLHQALLSDQFQLYAQPIHSLKGQPEIKGYEILLRLNDQQGISSPGMFLPMVKQYDFMTQIDQWVIEHLLRALSKRQAKNQDKSSFFITLSAATCKSGRISDYIQQQLSRYDFPAERVTFLISETTALKHLSKTTTLCNSLKALGCHIALNDCGSDISAFSQLRTIGANYVKIDGSLVEGITTDPVIQEIVASIQEVAKVMKMQTIAEQVESYSTLKALSELGIDYAQGHCYERATPLKQILT; via the coding sequence ATGCAAGTAGCTAGTACGCAGATATTAATGATCGAGGATGACGATCAAGATGTTGAGATGGTTCAGCATTTTCTTGATGATATGCCCATAGTACCGTTTACTCTCAAACACAGAAATACTCTGTCAGGGGGGATTAATATGCTTCAAGATAGTGAAGCCATTGATCTCATTCTGCTGGATCTATCCTTGCCTGATGCTCATGGCTTAGATACTTTTCATCAAGTACATCAAGCTTTTCCTCAAAAGCCGCTCATTATCCTAAGTGGCAATTCAGATCCAACAGTAGCCGATGAAGCCTTGCAAGAGGGAGCCCAAGATTTCCTCGTTAAAGGGGACTTTGATAGCACTTCTCTCTGCTTCTCTATTCAACATGCTTTAGAACTTCAAAAGCATCGAGTTGAGCTAGAGCTTCAGGACACCACCATCAATGCCTTATCAAAACAGTTGGAGATCGCCAGAAGAGAAATTGAAAAACTGGCAACCCTAGACTCTCTGACCAGCGTACTGAATAGAAATGGCTTTGATGAAGTCTGTTTGTCAGAATGGAAACGACTTCAGCGAGAACAGAAACGATTGTCCCTGATCCTATGCGAGATAGACCCTATAGAAGGAAAAAACAATTGCCCCTCTCAAGCCTGGAAAGATAATTGTTTGCAGCAAATTGCAAAGGCAATGACCAAAGTGGCCAAGCGTCCTGGAGATTGTGTCGCTAGATGTAGCGAAAATCAGTTTGCTATCCTCTTACCCCATACCGATATCCTTGGGGCTACATTGATCGCTGAATCCATTAGAACTGAAATCCATGGGCTCAGCATGAATTATTCCTCAGGCTTACATTGCCTACCGATCACCTTGAGTTACGGAGTCACCAGCCATATTCCCACTACTAATGATTCTCCTTCATTGTTGTTAGAAGCGGCGAATCAAGCTTTAGCTGGAGCGAGGAGACAAGGTCAAAACCGAGTATTTTGGCAAACTATTGGTGATGTTAATACCGATCTATACACTTATCAAACTTTGTATTGGGTTGGCAGACTCCATCAGGCCCTGCTGTCCGATCAGTTTCAGCTATACGCTCAACCGATTCATTCCCTCAAGGGTCAACCAGAAATCAAGGGATATGAAATACTGCTACGCTTAAACGACCAGCAAGGAATTTCTTCCCCTGGAATGTTTTTACCAATGGTAAAACAGTATGACTTTATGACCCAGATTGATCAGTGGGTGATTGAGCACCTGCTACGAGCGCTTTCAAAAAGGCAAGCCAAGAATCAAGATAAATCCTCATTCTTCATCACTCTATCTGCTGCTACTTGTAAAAGCGGAAGAATCTCTGATTATATCCAGCAGCAATTAAGCAGATATGATTTTCCTGCTGAACGGGTTACTTTCCTCATCTCAGAAACCACTGCATTGAAGCATCTATCCAAAACAACAACCCTGTGCAACTCACTTAAAGCTTTGGGCTGTCACATCGCATTGAATGATTGCGGGAGTGATATCTCAGCCTTTAGCCAACTAAGGACGATTGGGGCAAATTACGTGAAAATTGATGGCAGTTTAGTCGAAGGCATCACCACTGATCCTGTCATTCAAGAAATTGTGGCATCGATACAGGAAGTAGCCAAAGTCATGAAGATGCAAACAATTGCTGAGCAGGTTGAATCATATTCCACCCTTAAAGCACTATCAGAATTAGGGATAGATTATGCTCAAGGACATTGTTATGAACGAGCAACACCACTCAAACAAATCCTAACGTAA